From the genome of Denticeps clupeoides chromosome 4, fDenClu1.1, whole genome shotgun sequence, one region includes:
- the eif4g1a gene encoding eukaryotic translation initiation factor 4 gamma 1a isoform X1 has translation MNKPPQPITGPPSVPLPAPSPGLTQPPFPAGQPQTVVYTPQMNTAPQPRQFAPGPRALHQQGGFRSLQFYPNRPSLPGNAPRVPPSSTPRAVAPPHVYQSGSQMMMIPQQQLQFANSQGAYFIQSGQFRTPYMAQTQQYSVPSGTTGFYPNTNPAEYSTYESSLSVRERRGGGGRSAGRENGRLSLHGAPLTSQRYPAGAYYPAQPQYPPSVPAQPVMLNPAQQPPPPPQQPPPQQQGLSKRERKQIRIRDPNQGGRDITEEIMSGGRTTSTPTPPQAPEMIAIQTNGDVLPPPAVVNRAEEQVNPVNAPATSTPPPPTQTTEQPSSEQPEVPTSTNASPVPEVETVPCGDLVPIPPGEDPKAIAAASPSPPPAPTSPPPELHVSDCIDGPVPPEAPSAQDELHISLATVGQSPIQDDEVEQEVHEEKQESLDMQPEPILDPITEPALVTVELNVEATPAPSMANGSAEPVKEVEPSPAPLMPPQPDMESTVNKPDEVCLPNGVSQDAEEPHEEKLESVPLAITEPKISEELECTPLVDATPVEEETEIPEETPSSTDSAIADDTTMQAAVPVLKKKKRLKDLDRKNVGDVLDAFKEPEVEPVPEPVPPKVELAEPRTATPPVITPDDSEETWEEKEDKLDAENIEPDAPKVEQKYQYKEDQWKPINPEEKKRYDREFLLGFQFIGASMNKPEGLPQISDVVLDKANKTPLRPLDPSRLINCGPDFTPSFANLGRQSSSGRGPPPGPRRSQQGPRKEPRKIIASVSLNDDIQLNKAEKAWKPAVKKQTRSRAAEEDPEDDSEGAKTQDLFRRVRSILNKLTPQMFQQLMKQVSEFTIDTEERLKGVIDLIFEKAISEPNFSVAYANMCRCLMGLKVPTSDKPGVTVNFRKLLLNRCQKEFEKDKDDDEILEQKQKELDAAADEEEKQRLSVELEESKDKARRRSLGNIKFIGELFKLKMLTEPIMHDCIVKLLKNHDEESLECLCRLLSTIGKDLDFEKAKPRMDQYFNQMEKIIKERKTSSRIRFMLQDVLDLRRSNWVPRRVVDQGPKTIDQIHKEAEMEEHREQIKVQQQLMSKKDTPRPTRGGPHGSGGRGSQPQDEGWNTVPISKNRPIDTSRLSKITKPGALDFNNQLLAPGGKGTWGSWGKGSSGGSGAKPSESAESGRPATSTLNRFSALQQPGVSSTSSSSSMDSDRRVPHRSSSSRDRSDRDRVDRERGDRNRFDRFERRDSRDDRSADRNRPTVTKRSFSKESEERSHGADGRGEAVRRVASMTDDRSGRGSRDRSKESVKCEPTPPTATAKPALSEDEVDKKSKAIVEEYLHINDMKEALQCVQELNSTSLLFVFVRNGVESTLERSTIAREHMGLLAHQLVTKGVLPPEQFYKGLHETLELADDMAIDIPHIWLYLAEIITPMLQEGGIPMGQLFKEISKPLLPIGKAAVLLVQILNLLCKGLSHKKAGALWVEAGLNWKDFLPEDEDVNQFVTEQNVEFTLREESDQPTKKELTMEDLIKQLDKLIQDKASNQRIHDWVEANLDEHQISSQFVRSLMTSVCQSAIIYENPYKVNVEQITQRAKLLQKYLSDDQKELQALYALQALMVQMEQPANLLRMFFDTLYDEDVIKEEAFYKWESSKDPAEQQGKGVALKSVTAFFTWLREAEEESDNS, from the exons ATGAATAAACCACCGCAGCCTATAACAGGACCCCCTTCAGTCCCCCTCCCTGCCCCATCCCCAGGGTTGACCCAG CCTCCCTTTCCTGCCGGCCAGCCTCAAACTGTTGTCTATACTCCACAGATGAACACTGCCCCGCAGCCCAGACAG TTTGCTCCAGGGCCACGTGCTTTACACCAACAG GGTGGATTCAGGTCACTGCAG TTTTATCCAAACCGGCCCAGTCTGCCCGGCAATGCCCCCCGGGTCCCGCCGAGCAGCACTCCGCGGGCTGTGGCGCCTCCCCATGTCTACCAGTCTGGCTCTCAGATGATGATGATcccccagcagcagctgcagttTGCCAATTCTCAAGGCGCCTATTTCATCCAGTCAGGCCAG TTCCGCACACCGTACATGGCGCAGACGCAACAGTATTCTGTGCCAAGTGGAACAACTGGGTTTTACCCTAATACCAATCCAGCTGAATATAGTACATATG AGTCCTCTCTTTCTGTGAGAGAGaggcgggggggtggggggaggtcAGCTGGGCGGGAGAACGGGCGTCTGTCTCTCCACGGCGCTCCCCTCACCTCCCAGCGCTACCCTG CAGGAGCATATTACCCTGCCCAGCCTCAGTACCCTCCCTCTGTGCCAGCCCAGCCGGTCATGTTGAACCCTGCTCAAcagccaccacctccaccacaacAGCCTCCACCCCAACAGCAAGGCTTGTCTAAAAGGGAGCGCAAGCAG ATCAGAATACGAGATCCTAACCAGGGAGGACGTGACATAACTGAAGAAATCATGTCCGGTGGAAGAACCACGTCGACACCCACTCCTCCTCAG GCTCCTGAAATGATTGCCATTCAAACTAATGGTGATGTGTTGCCGCCTCCTGCAGTTGTGAACAGAGCAG AGGAGCAAGTGAATCCTGTTAATGCTCCAGCTACCTCCACCCCACCACCTCCTACACAGACCACTGAGCAGCCCTCTTCCGAGCAGCCGGAAGTGCCCACTTCTACCAATGCCAGCCCTGTCCCTGAGGTTGAAACTGTCCCATGTGGCGATCTAGTCCCCATTCCCCCTGGTGAGGACCCAAAGGCAATTGCTGCTGCATCTCCCTCACCACCTCCAGCTCCAACTTCTCCCCCACCAGAGCTTCACGTATCTGACTGCATTGATGGGCCAGTGCCTCCTGAAGCCCCTTCAGCTCAGGATGAACTCCATATTAGCCTGGCTACAGTGGGCCAGTCCCCTATTCAGGATGATGAGGTGGAACAAGAGGTCCATGAAGAAAAACAAGAGTCTCTGGACATGCAGCCAGAGCCAATCTTGGATCCGATAACAGAGCCTGCCCTCGTCACAGTCGAACTTAATGTTGAGGCTACTCCAGCTCCATCCATGGCCAATGGTAGTGCTGAACCTGTGAAGGAAGTTGAGCCCTCCCCTGCCCCCTTGATGCCGCCTCAGCCTGATATGGAGTCTACAGTAAACAAACCAGATGAAGTTTGCCTACCTAACGGTGTCTCTCAGGACGCTGAGGAGCCACACGAGGAGAAGCTTGAAAGCGTCCCTTTGGCCATTACTGAACCTAAGATTTCCGAAGAGCTTGAGTGTACGCCTTTGGTTGATGCTACCCCTGTAGAAGAGGAGACTGAGATTCCAGAGGAGACTCCCTCATCCACAGACAGCGCCATTGCTGATGACACCACTATGCAAG CTGCTGTGCCTgttttaaagaagaagaaaagattgAAAGATCTTGACCGAAAGAATGTTGGTGATGTCTTGGATGCCTTTAAAGAG cccGAGGTAGAACCAGTCCCTGAACCCGTGCCCCCGAAGGTTGAGTTGGCAGAGCCACGCACTGCTACGCCCCCAGTAATTACTCCTGATGACTCTGAGGAGACatgggaggagaaggaggataAGCTTGATGCTGAAAACATTGAACCAGATGCACCAAAAGTTGAGCAGAAGTATCAGTACAAAGAAG ATCAATGGAAGCCCATTAACccagaagagaagaagaggtATGATCGTGAGTTCTTGTTGGGCTTCCAGTTTATTGGTGCCAGCATGAACAAGCCTGAGGGTTTGCCACAGATCAGCGACGTTGTGCTTGACAAG GCTAATAAGACGCCATTGCGTCCTTTGGACCCAAGCCGTCTGATAAACTGTGGCCCAGATTTCACCCCGTCCTTTGCCAACCTTGGCAGACAGTCCTCCAGTGGCAGAGGCcct CCCCCTGGCCCACGGCGGTCTCAGCAGGGTCCAAGGAAGGAACCACGGAAGATCATCGCCAGTGTGTCGCTCAATGATGACATACAGCTGAATAAGGCAGAGAAAGCATGGAAACCTGCAGTCAAGAAGCAGACCCGCAGTCGTGCTGCAGAAGAGGACCCTGAAGATGACTCTGAGGGCGCCAAAACACAGGATCTGTTTCGCCGTGTGAGGAGCATTTTGAATAAACTCACACCTCAGATGTTCCAGCAGCTGATGAAACAGGTGTCTGAGTTTACCATTGACACAGAAGAGAGGCTCAAGGGTGTTATTGACCTGATCTTTGAGAAAGCCATTTCTGAACCCAACTTCTCTGTAGCTTATGCCAACATGTGCCGCTGCCTTATGGGG CTGAAAGTCCCCACATCAGATAAGCCTGGAGTCACTGTGAATTTTCGCAAGCTGCTGCTTAACCGTTGTCAGAAGGAGTTTGAGAAGGACAAGGACGATGATGAGATCCTTGAGCAAAAGCAGAAAGAAttggatgctgctgctgat gaggaagagaagCAACGACTGAGTGTTGAGCTTGAGGAGTCCAAGGACAAAGCTCGGCGGCGGTCTCTTGGCAACATCAAATTCATTGGAGAACTGTTTAAGCTCAAGATGTTGACAGAGCCCATTATGCATGACTGCATAGTCAAGCTGCTGAAAAACCATGATGAGGAAAGCCTGGAGTGTTTGTGCCGCCTCCTGTCAACTATTGGCAAGGACCTGGACTTTGAGAAAGCCAAG CCACGTATGGACCAGTACTTCAACCAGATGGAGAAGATAATCAAGGAGAGGAAAACATCATCTAGAATTCGTTTCATGCTTCAGGATGTTCTGGACTTAAGAAGG AGCAACTGGGTGCCCAGAAGAGTAGTAGACCAGGGGCCCAAGACCATTGACCAGATCCACAAAGAAGCAGAAATGGAAGAGCACAGAGAGCAGATCAAAGTACAGCAGCAGCTCATGTCCAAGAAAGACACACCAAGACCCACCCGAGGAGGACCTCATGGGTCTGGGGGTCGTGGCAGTCAGCCACAAGATGAGGGCTGGAATACTGTCCCGATCAGCAAGAACAGACCCATTGATACCAGCCGCCTCAGCAAGATCACTAAG CCTGGAGCCTTGGACTTTAACAACCAGCTCCTAGCCCCTGGAGGAAAGGGCACTTGGGGCAGCTGGGGCAAGGGCAGCAGTGGAGGCAGTGGGGCCAAACCCAGTGAGTCAG CAGAGTCTGGCCGTCCGGCCACCAGCACCCTAAATCGCTTTTCAGCTCTGCAGCAGCCGGGAGTCTCGTCCacttcctcgtcttcctccaTGGACTCTGACAGACGAGTGCCACACAG GAGCAGCTCCAGTCGAGATCGTAGTGACCGGGATCGTGTGGACCGGGAGCGTGGCGATCGTAATCGTTTTGACCGGTTTGAGAGGCGTGATAGCCGGGATGACCGTAGTGCAGACAGGAATCGTCCAACTGTGACCAAGCGCAGCTTTAGCAAAGAGAGTGAGGAGCGTAGCCATGGAGCGGATGGCCGTGGAGAAGCTGTGCGTCGTGTTGCTAGTATGACTGATGACCGATCAGGACGTGGTTCCAGGGACAGGAGCAAGGAGAGCG TGAAGTGTGAACCCACCCCACCCACAGCTACAGCCAAGCCAGCCCTCAGTGAGGACGAGGTGGATAAGAAGTCTAAGGCTATTGTTGAGGAGTACCTGCACATCAATGACATGAAG GAGGCACTGCAGTGTGTGCAGGAGCTGAAcagcacatctctgctcttcgTCTTTGTGCGGAATGGTGTGGAGTCCACACTGGAGCGCAGCACAATTGCCAGGGAGCACATGGGCCTCTTGGCTCACCAACTCGTCACTAAGGGTGTACTACCTCCAGAGCAGTTCTACAAAGG ACTGCATGAAACTCTGGAATTGGCAGATGACATGGCCATAGACATTCCCCACATATGGCTATACCTGGCTGAGATAATCACCCCCATGCTTCAGGAGGGTGGAATTCCCATGGGACAACTCTTCAA agaAATTTCAAAACCACTGCTGCCTATTGGAAAAGCTGCGGTCCTCCTGGTGCAGATTCTTAATCTGTTGTGCAAAGGACTT AGCCATAAAAAGGCTGGAGCACTTTGGGTTGAGGCTGGGCTCAATTGGAAGGACTTTTTGCCAGAGGATGAAGATGTCAACCAGTTTGTCACAGAACAG AATGTGGAGTTTACTCTTAGGGAAGAGTCAGATCAACCTACTAAAAAGGAGCTTACTATGGAGGATTTGATCAAGCAGCTGGACAAACTCATCCAGGACAAAGCTAGCAACCAGAGGATCCATGACTGGGTGGAA GCTAATTTGGATGAGCACCAGATCTCTAGTCAGTTTGTGAGATCGCTCATGACTTCTGTCTGTCAGTCGGCCATTATTT ATGAAAACCCATACAAAGTGAATGTGGAGCAAATTACTCAAAGGGCCAAACTCCTCCAGAAGTACCTGAGTGATGACCAGAAGGAACTGCAGGCACTTTATGCTCTCCAGGCACTCATGGTGCAGATGGAGCAACCTGCTA ACTTGCTACGCATGTTTTTTGACACACTCTACGATGAGGATGTGATTAAGGAGGAGGCCTTCTACAAATGGGAGTCCAGCAAGGATCCTGCTGAGCAGCAGGGAAAGGGTGTGGCCCTGAAGTCAGTGACAGCCTTTTTCACCTGGCTTCGTGAAGCAGAAGAGGAGTCAGACAACAGCTAG
- the eif4g1a gene encoding eukaryotic translation initiation factor 4 gamma 1a isoform X2, producing the protein MNKPPQPITGPPSVPLPAPSPGLTQPPFPAGQPQTVVYTPQMNTAPQPRQFAPGPRALHQQGGFRSLQFYPNRPSLPGNAPRVPPSSTPRAVAPPHVYQSGSQMMMIPQQQLQFANSQGAYFIQSGQFRTPYMAQTQQYSVPSGTTGFYPNTNPAEYSTYESSLSVRERRGGGGRSAGRENGRLSLHGAPLTSQRYPAGAYYPAQPQYPPSVPAQPVMLNPAQQPPPPPQQPPPQQQGLSKRERKQIRIRDPNQGGRDITEEIMSGGRTTSTPTPPQAPEMIAIQTNGDVLPPPAVVNRAEEQVNPVNAPATSTPPPPTQTTEQPSSEQPEVPTSTNASPVPEVETVPCGDLVPIPPGEDPKAIAAASPSPPPAPTSPPPELHVSDCIDGPVPPEAPSAQDELHISLATVGQSPIQDDEVEQEVHEEKQESLDMQPEPILDPITEPALVTVELNVEATPAPSMANGSAEPVKEVEPSPAPLMPPQPDMESTVNKPDEVCLPNGVSQDAEEPHEEKLESVPLAITEPKISEELECTPLVDATPVEEETEIPEETPSSTDSAIADDTTMQAAVPVLKKKKRLKDLDRKNVGDVLDAFKEPEVEPVPEPVPPKVELAEPRTATPPVITPDDSEETWEEKEDKLDAENIEPDAPKVEQKYQYKEDQWKPINPEEKKRYDREFLLGFQFIGASMNKPEGLPQISDVVLDKANKTPLRPLDPSRLINCGPDFTPSFANLGRQSSSGRGPPPGPRRSQQGPRKEPRKIIASVSLNDDIQLNKAEKAWKPAVKKQTRSRAAEEDPEDDSEGAKTQDLFRRVRSILNKLTPQMFQQLMKQVSEFTIDTEERLKGVIDLIFEKAISEPNFSVAYANMCRCLMGLKVPTSDKPGVTVNFRKLLLNRCQKEFEKDKDDDEILEQKQKELDAAADEEEKQRLSVELEESKDKARRRSLGNIKFIGELFKLKMLTEPIMHDCIVKLLKNHDEESLECLCRLLSTIGKDLDFEKAKPRMDQYFNQMEKIIKERKTSSRIRFMLQDVLDLRRSNWVPRRVVDQGPKTIDQIHKEAEMEEHREQIKVQQQLMSKKDTPRPTRGGPHGSGGRGSQPQDEGWNTVPISKNRPIDTSRLSKITKPGALDFNNQLLAPGGKGTWGSWGKGSSGGSGAKPSESESGRPATSTLNRFSALQQPGVSSTSSSSSMDSDRRVPHRSSSSRDRSDRDRVDRERGDRNRFDRFERRDSRDDRSADRNRPTVTKRSFSKESEERSHGADGRGEAVRRVASMTDDRSGRGSRDRSKESVKCEPTPPTATAKPALSEDEVDKKSKAIVEEYLHINDMKEALQCVQELNSTSLLFVFVRNGVESTLERSTIAREHMGLLAHQLVTKGVLPPEQFYKGLHETLELADDMAIDIPHIWLYLAEIITPMLQEGGIPMGQLFKEISKPLLPIGKAAVLLVQILNLLCKGLSHKKAGALWVEAGLNWKDFLPEDEDVNQFVTEQNVEFTLREESDQPTKKELTMEDLIKQLDKLIQDKASNQRIHDWVEANLDEHQISSQFVRSLMTSVCQSAIIYENPYKVNVEQITQRAKLLQKYLSDDQKELQALYALQALMVQMEQPANLLRMFFDTLYDEDVIKEEAFYKWESSKDPAEQQGKGVALKSVTAFFTWLREAEEESDNS; encoded by the exons ATGAATAAACCACCGCAGCCTATAACAGGACCCCCTTCAGTCCCCCTCCCTGCCCCATCCCCAGGGTTGACCCAG CCTCCCTTTCCTGCCGGCCAGCCTCAAACTGTTGTCTATACTCCACAGATGAACACTGCCCCGCAGCCCAGACAG TTTGCTCCAGGGCCACGTGCTTTACACCAACAG GGTGGATTCAGGTCACTGCAG TTTTATCCAAACCGGCCCAGTCTGCCCGGCAATGCCCCCCGGGTCCCGCCGAGCAGCACTCCGCGGGCTGTGGCGCCTCCCCATGTCTACCAGTCTGGCTCTCAGATGATGATGATcccccagcagcagctgcagttTGCCAATTCTCAAGGCGCCTATTTCATCCAGTCAGGCCAG TTCCGCACACCGTACATGGCGCAGACGCAACAGTATTCTGTGCCAAGTGGAACAACTGGGTTTTACCCTAATACCAATCCAGCTGAATATAGTACATATG AGTCCTCTCTTTCTGTGAGAGAGaggcgggggggtggggggaggtcAGCTGGGCGGGAGAACGGGCGTCTGTCTCTCCACGGCGCTCCCCTCACCTCCCAGCGCTACCCTG CAGGAGCATATTACCCTGCCCAGCCTCAGTACCCTCCCTCTGTGCCAGCCCAGCCGGTCATGTTGAACCCTGCTCAAcagccaccacctccaccacaacAGCCTCCACCCCAACAGCAAGGCTTGTCTAAAAGGGAGCGCAAGCAG ATCAGAATACGAGATCCTAACCAGGGAGGACGTGACATAACTGAAGAAATCATGTCCGGTGGAAGAACCACGTCGACACCCACTCCTCCTCAG GCTCCTGAAATGATTGCCATTCAAACTAATGGTGATGTGTTGCCGCCTCCTGCAGTTGTGAACAGAGCAG AGGAGCAAGTGAATCCTGTTAATGCTCCAGCTACCTCCACCCCACCACCTCCTACACAGACCACTGAGCAGCCCTCTTCCGAGCAGCCGGAAGTGCCCACTTCTACCAATGCCAGCCCTGTCCCTGAGGTTGAAACTGTCCCATGTGGCGATCTAGTCCCCATTCCCCCTGGTGAGGACCCAAAGGCAATTGCTGCTGCATCTCCCTCACCACCTCCAGCTCCAACTTCTCCCCCACCAGAGCTTCACGTATCTGACTGCATTGATGGGCCAGTGCCTCCTGAAGCCCCTTCAGCTCAGGATGAACTCCATATTAGCCTGGCTACAGTGGGCCAGTCCCCTATTCAGGATGATGAGGTGGAACAAGAGGTCCATGAAGAAAAACAAGAGTCTCTGGACATGCAGCCAGAGCCAATCTTGGATCCGATAACAGAGCCTGCCCTCGTCACAGTCGAACTTAATGTTGAGGCTACTCCAGCTCCATCCATGGCCAATGGTAGTGCTGAACCTGTGAAGGAAGTTGAGCCCTCCCCTGCCCCCTTGATGCCGCCTCAGCCTGATATGGAGTCTACAGTAAACAAACCAGATGAAGTTTGCCTACCTAACGGTGTCTCTCAGGACGCTGAGGAGCCACACGAGGAGAAGCTTGAAAGCGTCCCTTTGGCCATTACTGAACCTAAGATTTCCGAAGAGCTTGAGTGTACGCCTTTGGTTGATGCTACCCCTGTAGAAGAGGAGACTGAGATTCCAGAGGAGACTCCCTCATCCACAGACAGCGCCATTGCTGATGACACCACTATGCAAG CTGCTGTGCCTgttttaaagaagaagaaaagattgAAAGATCTTGACCGAAAGAATGTTGGTGATGTCTTGGATGCCTTTAAAGAG cccGAGGTAGAACCAGTCCCTGAACCCGTGCCCCCGAAGGTTGAGTTGGCAGAGCCACGCACTGCTACGCCCCCAGTAATTACTCCTGATGACTCTGAGGAGACatgggaggagaaggaggataAGCTTGATGCTGAAAACATTGAACCAGATGCACCAAAAGTTGAGCAGAAGTATCAGTACAAAGAAG ATCAATGGAAGCCCATTAACccagaagagaagaagaggtATGATCGTGAGTTCTTGTTGGGCTTCCAGTTTATTGGTGCCAGCATGAACAAGCCTGAGGGTTTGCCACAGATCAGCGACGTTGTGCTTGACAAG GCTAATAAGACGCCATTGCGTCCTTTGGACCCAAGCCGTCTGATAAACTGTGGCCCAGATTTCACCCCGTCCTTTGCCAACCTTGGCAGACAGTCCTCCAGTGGCAGAGGCcct CCCCCTGGCCCACGGCGGTCTCAGCAGGGTCCAAGGAAGGAACCACGGAAGATCATCGCCAGTGTGTCGCTCAATGATGACATACAGCTGAATAAGGCAGAGAAAGCATGGAAACCTGCAGTCAAGAAGCAGACCCGCAGTCGTGCTGCAGAAGAGGACCCTGAAGATGACTCTGAGGGCGCCAAAACACAGGATCTGTTTCGCCGTGTGAGGAGCATTTTGAATAAACTCACACCTCAGATGTTCCAGCAGCTGATGAAACAGGTGTCTGAGTTTACCATTGACACAGAAGAGAGGCTCAAGGGTGTTATTGACCTGATCTTTGAGAAAGCCATTTCTGAACCCAACTTCTCTGTAGCTTATGCCAACATGTGCCGCTGCCTTATGGGG CTGAAAGTCCCCACATCAGATAAGCCTGGAGTCACTGTGAATTTTCGCAAGCTGCTGCTTAACCGTTGTCAGAAGGAGTTTGAGAAGGACAAGGACGATGATGAGATCCTTGAGCAAAAGCAGAAAGAAttggatgctgctgctgat gaggaagagaagCAACGACTGAGTGTTGAGCTTGAGGAGTCCAAGGACAAAGCTCGGCGGCGGTCTCTTGGCAACATCAAATTCATTGGAGAACTGTTTAAGCTCAAGATGTTGACAGAGCCCATTATGCATGACTGCATAGTCAAGCTGCTGAAAAACCATGATGAGGAAAGCCTGGAGTGTTTGTGCCGCCTCCTGTCAACTATTGGCAAGGACCTGGACTTTGAGAAAGCCAAG CCACGTATGGACCAGTACTTCAACCAGATGGAGAAGATAATCAAGGAGAGGAAAACATCATCTAGAATTCGTTTCATGCTTCAGGATGTTCTGGACTTAAGAAGG AGCAACTGGGTGCCCAGAAGAGTAGTAGACCAGGGGCCCAAGACCATTGACCAGATCCACAAAGAAGCAGAAATGGAAGAGCACAGAGAGCAGATCAAAGTACAGCAGCAGCTCATGTCCAAGAAAGACACACCAAGACCCACCCGAGGAGGACCTCATGGGTCTGGGGGTCGTGGCAGTCAGCCACAAGATGAGGGCTGGAATACTGTCCCGATCAGCAAGAACAGACCCATTGATACCAGCCGCCTCAGCAAGATCACTAAG CCTGGAGCCTTGGACTTTAACAACCAGCTCCTAGCCCCTGGAGGAAAGGGCACTTGGGGCAGCTGGGGCAAGGGCAGCAGTGGAGGCAGTGGGGCCAAACCCAGTGAGTCAG AGTCTGGCCGTCCGGCCACCAGCACCCTAAATCGCTTTTCAGCTCTGCAGCAGCCGGGAGTCTCGTCCacttcctcgtcttcctccaTGGACTCTGACAGACGAGTGCCACACAG GAGCAGCTCCAGTCGAGATCGTAGTGACCGGGATCGTGTGGACCGGGAGCGTGGCGATCGTAATCGTTTTGACCGGTTTGAGAGGCGTGATAGCCGGGATGACCGTAGTGCAGACAGGAATCGTCCAACTGTGACCAAGCGCAGCTTTAGCAAAGAGAGTGAGGAGCGTAGCCATGGAGCGGATGGCCGTGGAGAAGCTGTGCGTCGTGTTGCTAGTATGACTGATGACCGATCAGGACGTGGTTCCAGGGACAGGAGCAAGGAGAGCG TGAAGTGTGAACCCACCCCACCCACAGCTACAGCCAAGCCAGCCCTCAGTGAGGACGAGGTGGATAAGAAGTCTAAGGCTATTGTTGAGGAGTACCTGCACATCAATGACATGAAG GAGGCACTGCAGTGTGTGCAGGAGCTGAAcagcacatctctgctcttcgTCTTTGTGCGGAATGGTGTGGAGTCCACACTGGAGCGCAGCACAATTGCCAGGGAGCACATGGGCCTCTTGGCTCACCAACTCGTCACTAAGGGTGTACTACCTCCAGAGCAGTTCTACAAAGG ACTGCATGAAACTCTGGAATTGGCAGATGACATGGCCATAGACATTCCCCACATATGGCTATACCTGGCTGAGATAATCACCCCCATGCTTCAGGAGGGTGGAATTCCCATGGGACAACTCTTCAA agaAATTTCAAAACCACTGCTGCCTATTGGAAAAGCTGCGGTCCTCCTGGTGCAGATTCTTAATCTGTTGTGCAAAGGACTT AGCCATAAAAAGGCTGGAGCACTTTGGGTTGAGGCTGGGCTCAATTGGAAGGACTTTTTGCCAGAGGATGAAGATGTCAACCAGTTTGTCACAGAACAG AATGTGGAGTTTACTCTTAGGGAAGAGTCAGATCAACCTACTAAAAAGGAGCTTACTATGGAGGATTTGATCAAGCAGCTGGACAAACTCATCCAGGACAAAGCTAGCAACCAGAGGATCCATGACTGGGTGGAA GCTAATTTGGATGAGCACCAGATCTCTAGTCAGTTTGTGAGATCGCTCATGACTTCTGTCTGTCAGTCGGCCATTATTT ATGAAAACCCATACAAAGTGAATGTGGAGCAAATTACTCAAAGGGCCAAACTCCTCCAGAAGTACCTGAGTGATGACCAGAAGGAACTGCAGGCACTTTATGCTCTCCAGGCACTCATGGTGCAGATGGAGCAACCTGCTA ACTTGCTACGCATGTTTTTTGACACACTCTACGATGAGGATGTGATTAAGGAGGAGGCCTTCTACAAATGGGAGTCCAGCAAGGATCCTGCTGAGCAGCAGGGAAAGGGTGTGGCCCTGAAGTCAGTGACAGCCTTTTTCACCTGGCTTCGTGAAGCAGAAGAGGAGTCAGACAACAGCTAG